The Oscillospiraceae bacterium genome contains a region encoding:
- a CDS encoding LysR family transcriptional regulator: MDMKYFLYFLEIARAKNLSRAAERLYVSQSALSQFLAREEAELGVKLFLRRHNTLLLTPAGQRYFEACQDILDRKNCLYQELASLETCKVGSMAVGITPQWGCEMFSCIYPIFQRDYPNYTLKLFEDTTFPLMAMVRQKELDLAILAFNRMDGIPLRCEAICEERFVLAAPAAFCGRLPGGAEGGGPGFPVAGLGQFSSRRFILSRRGTAIREIQDEMFAANGIEPSILCEINNFDAALRLVAEGLGVSIVPLSCARPSPQVRYFFPPRPWSWKIGVAYRSHFVHSAASAYLLELVKLYFHEQRGASPLP; the protein is encoded by the coding sequence ATGGATATGAAATACTTTCTCTATTTTTTGGAGATCGCGCGGGCCAAAAACCTTTCGCGGGCGGCGGAACGGCTGTATGTTTCCCAGTCCGCGCTGAGCCAGTTTCTCGCCCGGGAAGAGGCGGAGCTCGGGGTAAAGCTGTTTCTGCGCCGCCACAACACCCTGTTGCTCACCCCGGCGGGCCAGCGCTACTTCGAGGCCTGCCAGGACATCCTGGACCGCAAAAATTGCCTGTATCAGGAGCTGGCAAGCCTGGAGACCTGCAAGGTGGGCAGCATGGCGGTGGGCATCACGCCCCAGTGGGGCTGCGAGATGTTCTCCTGCATCTACCCCATCTTCCAGCGGGATTACCCCAATTACACCCTCAAGCTCTTTGAAGACACCACCTTTCCCCTGATGGCTATGGTCCGGCAAAAAGAGCTGGATCTCGCCATTCTGGCCTTCAACCGGATGGACGGCATCCCCCTGCGCTGCGAGGCCATCTGCGAGGAGCGGTTCGTGCTGGCGGCGCCCGCGGCCTTTTGCGGCCGCCTTCCCGGCGGCGCCGAGGGGGGCGGCCCCGGGTTCCCCGTGGCGGGCCTGGGGCAGTTCTCCTCCCGCCGGTTCATCCTCTCCCGCAGGGGCACCGCCATCCGCGAGATCCAGGACGAAATGTTCGCCGCAAACGGCATCGAGCCCAGCATCCTGTGCGAGATCAACAACTTCGACGCCGCCCTGCGCCTTGTAGCCGAGGGGCTGGGCGTGTCCATCGTGCCGCTCTCCTGCGCCCGGCCCTCCCCCCAGGTCCGCTACTTCTTTCCGCCGCGCCCCTGGAGCTGGAAGATCGGGGTGGCCTACCGCAGCCACTTTGTCCACAGCGCGGCCAGCGCGTACCTGCTGGAGCTGGTCAAGCTGTATTTTCACGAGCAGCGCGGCGCCTCGCCCCTGCCGTAA
- the rnfD gene encoding electron transport complex subunit D — MENRLTVTASPHIQDRSSTRGLMGSVVVALLPCVAASALIFGWRALLVVGITTAASVGFEYLYCLLMKKPIPVGDLSAVVTGIILGLNMPVGIPLWIAIIGAFIAIVIAKQLFGGIGFNFANPALVGRIVLFTGFAGSMTKWVYPTKAVLAFRKLGIDAAAGATPLQVADGSGASLLGKYPLTDLFLGVHGGVLGETCALAILLGFAWLVASRTISPSIPLTYVGSYAVFSLLYHLFADGGMAAGDAAMLVLHEVLAGGLLFGAVFMATDYVTSPFTLKGKLIFGVGLGLMTFGIRTFANMPEGVSYAILFMNLLVPYLNDLTRQKPLGAGKKKKGAHAA, encoded by the coding sequence ATGGAAAACCGTTTGACCGTAACTGCCTCCCCGCACATTCAGGACCGCTCGTCGACCCGGGGCCTGATGGGCAGCGTGGTGGTGGCCCTGCTGCCCTGCGTGGCGGCCAGCGCCCTGATCTTCGGCTGGCGCGCTTTGCTGGTGGTGGGCATCACCACCGCTGCCAGCGTGGGTTTTGAGTATCTGTACTGCCTGCTGATGAAAAAGCCGATCCCGGTGGGGGACCTCTCCGCCGTGGTGACCGGCATCATCCTGGGCCTGAACATGCCCGTGGGCATTCCCTTGTGGATCGCCATCATTGGGGCGTTCATCGCCATTGTGATCGCAAAGCAACTGTTCGGCGGCATCGGCTTTAACTTTGCCAACCCCGCGCTGGTGGGCCGCATTGTGCTGTTCACCGGGTTTGCCGGCAGCATGACCAAATGGGTGTACCCCACCAAGGCGGTGCTGGCGTTCCGCAAACTGGGCATCGACGCGGCGGCCGGCGCCACCCCCCTGCAGGTGGCCGACGGCAGCGGCGCTTCGCTGCTGGGCAAATACCCCCTGACCGACCTGTTTTTGGGCGTGCATGGCGGCGTGCTGGGCGAGACCTGCGCTTTGGCCATTCTGCTGGGCTTTGCCTGGCTGGTGGCGAGCCGCACCATCAGCCCCTCCATCCCCCTTACTTATGTGGGCAGCTACGCGGTGTTCTCGCTGCTGTATCACCTGTTTGCGGACGGCGGCATGGCCGCCGGCGACGCCGCCATGCTGGTGCTGCACGAGGTGCTGGCCGGCGGGCTTTTGTTCGGCGCCGTGTTCATGGCCACCGACTATGTGACCAGCCCCTTCACCCTGAAGGGCAAGCTCATTTTTGGCGTGGGGCTGGGCCTGATGACCTTCGGCATCCGCACCTTTGCCAACATGCCGGAGGGCGTTTCGTACGCCATCCTGTTCATGAACCTGCTGGTGCCGTACCTGAACGATCTGACCCGGCAAAAACCCCTGGGCGCCGGTAAGAAAAAGAAGGGGGCGCACGCAGCATGA
- the siaP gene encoding sialic acid-binding periplasmic protein SiaP — translation MKKTFWNKLLAGGLAACLPVLLAGCGGTPAPAGSAAGSAAGQSQPAAPQSGAQYNFNIGISTSENSVNYVLASTAAELMKEKSGGAIQATVYTDSALGKDAEMIEGTKAGNIDFVVLVTSSFVNYVPEAAVFDLPNLFPDLASARRALDSNEVLQPMQQAFAKGGLHLFAFADAGFRVMSTSTPVRTLADFGGQKIRVMDNKNHIAYWKDLGANPTPMDFSEVYIGLQQKTIDAQENPYDLIVSQKFYEVQKAVVETNHLLHNLVMVMNEEKFQALPAELQAAVQQALIEAHQATRAEADKRIEGYKKTITDAGVEIVPIEDELRGQMLEKVSGVYDSIREQVGEELVAAFEKAVKG, via the coding sequence ATGAAAAAAACATTCTGGAACAAGCTCCTGGCCGGGGGCCTGGCGGCCTGCCTGCCCGTGCTGCTGGCGGGCTGCGGCGGCACACCGGCGCCCGCCGGCTCTGCGGCGGGCAGCGCTGCGGGCCAAAGCCAGCCTGCGGCCCCGCAGAGCGGGGCGCAGTACAATTTCAACATCGGCATTTCCACCAGCGAAAACAGCGTGAACTATGTGCTGGCCTCCACCGCCGCCGAGCTGATGAAGGAAAAGAGCGGCGGCGCGATCCAGGCCACCGTGTATACCGACAGCGCCCTGGGCAAGGACGCCGAGATGATCGAGGGAACCAAGGCGGGAAACATTGACTTTGTGGTTTTAGTGACCAGCAGTTTTGTGAATTATGTGCCGGAGGCCGCTGTGTTCGACCTGCCCAACCTTTTCCCGGACCTGGCGTCGGCCCGCAGGGCGCTGGACTCAAACGAGGTGCTGCAGCCCATGCAGCAGGCCTTTGCCAAAGGGGGGCTGCACCTGTTCGCTTTCGCGGACGCGGGGTTCCGGGTGATGTCCACAAGCACGCCGGTGCGCACCCTGGCAGACTTCGGCGGCCAGAAAATCCGCGTGATGGACAACAAAAACCACATTGCTTACTGGAAGGACCTGGGGGCAAACCCCACCCCCATGGACTTCAGCGAGGTGTACATCGGGCTGCAGCAAAAGACCATCGACGCGCAGGAGAACCCCTATGACCTGATTGTGTCGCAAAAATTCTACGAGGTGCAGAAGGCGGTGGTGGAAACGAACCACCTGCTGCACAACCTGGTCATGGTGATGAACGAGGAAAAGTTCCAGGCGCTGCCGGCGGAGCTGCAGGCGGCGGTGCAGCAGGCGCTGATTGAGGCGCACCAGGCCACCCGCGCCGAGGCGGACAAGCGCATCGAGGGCTACAAAAAGACCATTACCGACGCGGGCGTGGAGATCGTGCCCATTGAGGACGAGCTGCGCGGCCAAATGCTGGAAAAGGTGAGCGGTGTGTACGATTCCATCCGGGAACAGGTGGGGGAGGAGCTGGTGGCAGCCTTTGAAAAAGCGGTGAAGGGCTGA
- a CDS encoding channel protein, hemolysin III family: MSRYFAQCREPVSSYTHFWGAVASALGTVFLVGRCVRTGASGVVLAGAALFGLSLVALYSASSIYHAALCAAGRLRRLRKLDHAMIYVLIAGSYTPLCIRFMTPAKLPLFLGALWVLAVLGIVFKLAWLDAPRWIGTVLYLALGWAIVVDLPAFAAMPAGCLALVAAGGVCYSVGAVMYMLKRPNLSERWGFHELFHLCILAGSACHFAAVYFYVA, translated from the coding sequence ATGAGCCGCTATTTTGCACAATGCCGGGAACCGGTGAGCAGCTACACCCATTTTTGGGGGGCGGTGGCAAGCGCGCTGGGCACTGTTTTTCTGGTGGGGCGCTGCGTGCGCACCGGCGCCAGCGGGGTGGTGCTGGCAGGGGCCGCGCTGTTTGGGCTGTCGCTGGTGGCGCTGTATTCCGCCAGCAGCATCTACCACGCGGCGCTGTGCGCGGCGGGCAGGCTGCGGCGGCTGCGCAAGCTGGACCATGCCATGATCTATGTGCTGATCGCGGGCAGCTACACCCCGCTGTGCATCCGGTTCATGACCCCGGCCAAGCTGCCGCTGTTTTTGGGGGCGCTGTGGGTGCTGGCGGTGCTGGGCATTGTGTTCAAGCTGGCCTGGCTGGACGCGCCCCGGTGGATCGGCACGGTGCTGTATCTGGCGCTGGGATGGGCCATTGTGGTGGATCTGCCCGCGTTCGCGGCCATGCCCGCCGGGTGCCTGGCGCTGGTGGCGGCGGGGGGCGTGTGCTATTCGGTGGGCGCGGTGATGTATATGCTCAAGCGCCCCAATTTGAGCGAGCGGTGGGGGTTCCACGAATTGTTCCACCTGTGCATCCTGGCGGGCAGCGCCTGCCACTTTGCGGCGGTGTATTTTTACGTGGCGTGA
- a CDS encoding hypothetical protein (frameshifted, deletion at around 524574), translating to MSLTVFFAALLVMIAIAIPIGVVFGGISILPVLANPAFPFTVDAAVRSMLNGLNSFPILAIPLFMLSGVIMAKGGISKRLFNFFAYFIGNKTAGFPCAAIITCLFYGAISGSGPATTAAVGAMAIPFLTGMGYDLVFASAIVAVAGGLGVIIPPSIPFIVYSSMSNTSTSALFIAGILPGALIALGLMVVAWVYCKRHGEDKARLQENYETIRAQGFGRLLRESSWALLTPVIILGSIYGGIASPTEAAGISIFYALFVSLFVYKSMTWRDLLPMLREGVKTYAAIIFIIATATTFGRVVSLLQVSGAISEGVLSLVSGRVGVLLIINVILLAAGMLMDPLVSIMILTPILLPLAQTVGINPIHLGILMVCNLAVGFVTPPMGMNLFVTSNMTGVPAMSIAKKAAPFIAAFLVCLLLINFVPQISLLLVGT from the coding sequence ATGTCGCTCACGGTGTTTTTTGCGGCGCTGCTGGTCATGATCGCAATCGCCATTCCCATTGGGGTGGTGTTCGGCGGTATTTCGATCCTGCCCGTGCTGGCAAACCCGGCCTTCCCCTTTACGGTGGACGCGGCGGTGCGCAGCATGCTGAACGGGCTGAACAGCTTTCCGATCCTGGCGATCCCGCTGTTCATGCTGTCTGGCGTGATCATGGCGAAGGGCGGCATTTCCAAGCGGCTGTTCAACTTTTTTGCCTACTTTATCGGCAACAAGACCGCGGGCTTCCCCTGCGCGGCCATTATCACCTGCCTGTTCTACGGGGCCATTTCCGGCTCGGGGCCGGCCACCACCGCGGCGGTGGGGGCGATGGCCATCCCCTTTCTGACAGGGATGGGGTACGACCTGGTGTTCGCCTCGGCCATCGTGGCGGTGGCCGGCGGGCTGGGGGTCATCATCCCGCCCAGCATCCCCTTTATTGTGTACAGCTCCATGTCCAACACCTCCACCTCGGCGCTGTTCATCGCGGGCATTCTGCCGGGCGCGCTGATCGCCCTGGGGCTGATGGTGGTGGCGTGGGTCTATTGCAAACGGCACGGGGAGGATAAGGCCCGCCTGCAGGAAAACTACGAGACCATCCGCGCGCAGGGCTTTGGCAGGCTGCTGCGCGAGAGCAGCTGGGCGCTGCTGACCCCGGTGATCATTCTGGGCAGCATTTACGGGGGCATCGCCTCGCCCACCGAGGCGGCGGGCATCTCAATCTTTTACGCGCTGTTCGTGAGCCTGTTTGTTTATAAGAGCATGACCTGGCGCGACCTTCTGCCCATGCTGCGGGAAGGGGTTAAAACCTACGCGGCCATCATCTTTATCATTGCCACCGCGACCACCTTTGGGCGGGTGGTGTCGCTTCTGCAGGTGTCCGGCGCCATCAGCGAGGGGGTACTCTCGCTGGTGAGCGGCAGGGTGGGCGTGCTGCTGATCATCAATGTGATCCTGCTGGCGGCGGGCATGCTGATGGACCCGCTGGTGTCCATTATGATCCTGACGCCGATCCTGCTGCCGCTGGCGCAGACGGTGGGGATCAACCCTATCCACCTGGGCATCCTGATGGTCTGCAACCTGGCCGTGGGCTTTGTGACCCCGCCCATGGGCATGAACCTGTTTGTGACCAGCAATATGACCGGCGTACCCGCCATGAGCATTGCAAAAAAGGCGGCGCCGTTTATCGCGGCCTTCCTGGTGTGCCTGCTGCTCATCAACTTTGTACCGCAGATCAGCCTGCTGCTGGTCGGAACATAA
- a CDS encoding 2-oxo-3-deoxygalactonate 6-phosphate aldolase codes for MKIIEIKAIPLRWESPRMGDALIDVKARQALLVRVVTDKGLEGIGEAFLYGCSLRAGKALLEDHLAPALIGEDPTRIEWIWQKLFWRTVAHGRRGLIMGLMSGVDIALWDILGKAAGMPVYKLLGGYADRVPSYASCGFYAPGKGLDGLRREVERNLQKGYRHVKIKAGRTPKMPGHPLRCMPCTEYGVSVEEDLERMAAARALVKEGRLLVDLNAAWSSGTIVHYGRDLARCGVDWLEEPTLFEDLEGCARLRRQLRGILVMGFETEQGVMNYGRLLEQGAVDILQPDIGWGGGITECRKIAALGAAQNKPVSMHSFGSAVHFAASLHLAASLPNTEIIESETNENGLRSELLARPLEADGEMSFFVPEGPGLGITLSEAALERMYTAL; via the coding sequence ATGAAGATCATTGAAATAAAAGCCATCCCCCTGCGGTGGGAGAGCCCGCGCATGGGGGATGCGCTGATCGACGTGAAGGCGCGCCAGGCGCTGCTGGTGCGCGTTGTGACGGACAAAGGGCTCGAGGGCATCGGCGAGGCGTTTTTGTACGGCTGCTCGCTGCGGGCGGGCAAGGCGCTGCTGGAAGATCACCTGGCCCCCGCGCTGATCGGCGAGGACCCCACCCGCATTGAGTGGATCTGGCAAAAGCTGTTCTGGCGCACCGTGGCACACGGCCGCCGCGGGCTCATTATGGGGCTTATGAGCGGGGTGGATATCGCGCTGTGGGACATTTTGGGCAAAGCGGCGGGCATGCCCGTTTACAAGCTGCTGGGCGGCTATGCCGACCGGGTGCCCTCGTACGCGAGCTGCGGGTTTTACGCCCCGGGAAAAGGGCTGGACGGGCTGCGCCGGGAGGTGGAACGCAACCTGCAAAAGGGGTACCGCCACGTAAAGATCAAGGCGGGCCGCACCCCAAAGATGCCCGGCCACCCGCTGCGCTGCATGCCCTGCACGGAGTATGGGGTGAGCGTGGAGGAGGACCTGGAGCGCATGGCCGCAGCCCGCGCCCTGGTGAAGGAGGGCCGGCTGCTGGTGGATCTGAACGCGGCCTGGAGCAGCGGCACCATTGTACACTACGGCAGGGACCTTGCGCGGTGCGGGGTGGACTGGCTGGAGGAACCCACCCTGTTTGAGGACCTGGAGGGCTGTGCCCGGCTGCGCCGGCAGCTGCGTGGGATTCTGGTAATGGGGTTTGAGACCGAACAGGGGGTGATGAACTACGGCCGCCTGCTGGAACAGGGCGCGGTGGATATTTTACAGCCGGATATCGGGTGGGGCGGCGGCATTACCGAGTGCCGCAAGATCGCGGCGCTGGGCGCCGCACAAAACAAGCCGGTTTCCATGCACTCGTTTGGCTCGGCGGTGCACTTTGCGGCCAGCCTGCACCTGGCCGCAAGCCTGCCGAACACCGAGATCATTGAATCGGAAACCAACGAAAACGGCCTGCGCAGCGAGCTGCTTGCCCGCCCCCTGGAAGCGGACGGGGAGATGAGCTTTTTCGTGCCCGAGGGGCCGGGCCTGGGGATCACGCTGAGCGAGGCCGCGCTGGAACGAATGTACACGGCGCTGTAA
- a CDS encoding ferredoxin: MTIGLAIAIVTVVGLLGAVILVLAAKFMHVEEDPRIGEVNGCLPGANCGACGYAGCADYAKAIVEAGAAVNKCVPGGAKTADAVAAVMGVDAGATAVVKAVAACQGKPGVCGQRFDYSGIQSCAAAAALHGGPKACVFSCIGLGDCVKACKFDAIHIVEGIAQVDTAKCTGCGACAAVCPHDVIDILGGTEAKPLVLCHNTEKGAVTNKECQTGCIGCMKCQKACPTEAIKVENFLARINYETCIGCGQCVEVCPKGVIVKQ; this comes from the coding sequence ATGACTATTGGATTAGCAATTGCGATCGTTACCGTCGTGGGCCTTCTGGGTGCGGTAATCCTGGTGCTGGCCGCCAAGTTCATGCACGTGGAGGAAGACCCCCGCATCGGTGAGGTGAACGGCTGCCTGCCCGGCGCCAACTGCGGCGCCTGCGGCTACGCGGGCTGCGCCGATTACGCCAAGGCCATTGTGGAGGCCGGCGCGGCGGTGAATAAGTGCGTGCCCGGCGGCGCCAAAACGGCCGACGCCGTGGCCGCTGTGATGGGCGTGGACGCCGGCGCCACCGCCGTGGTCAAGGCTGTGGCGGCCTGCCAGGGCAAGCCCGGCGTGTGCGGCCAGCGGTTTGACTACAGCGGCATCCAGAGCTGCGCCGCGGCCGCGGCGCTGCACGGCGGCCCTAAGGCCTGCGTGTTCAGCTGCATTGGCCTGGGCGACTGCGTAAAGGCCTGCAAGTTCGACGCCATCCACATTGTGGAGGGCATTGCCCAGGTGGACACCGCAAAGTGCACCGGCTGCGGCGCCTGCGCCGCCGTGTGCCCCCACGATGTGATCGACATCCTGGGCGGCACCGAGGCAAAGCCCCTGGTGCTGTGCCACAACACCGAAAAGGGCGCTGTGACCAACAAGGAGTGCCAGACCGGCTGCATCGGCTGCATGAAGTGCCAGAAGGCCTGCCCCACCGAGGCGATCAAGGTGGAGAACTTTTTGGCCCGCATCAACTATGAAACCTGCATCGGCTGCGGCCAGTGCGTGGAGGTCTGCCCCAAGGGCGTGATCGTGAAACAGTAA
- the rnfC gene encoding electron transport complex subunit C: MLKQLKRAARGAGVPHEKGTAALATEKMPVPSKVVLPMRQHIGAPCAPVVKKGDTVMVGTLVGEAQGFVSANIYSSVSGTVTAVDSVRLSSGADCPAVVIQPDGEQTVDPAVKAPVVTDKASFIAAVQACGLVGLGGAGFPTAVKLSPKTPVDTLVINGAECEPYLTADAREFLENSETVMSGIQAVMKYLEIKSCIIAIERNKPECIDLMCSLAKGVEGVSVKPLKTRYPQGAEKILIESATGREVPQGGLPCDAGVIVLNVTTVSTIGKYLATGMPLVTKRLTVDGDAVAAPKNVEVLIGTPIQEVFAFCGLKEGVELGKVIMGGPMMGVAVATMDEPVLKQNNGLLAFTAQKAAMPAPQPCIRCGRCIEGCPMGLAPVQIAGAFTRKDTEELDKLCVDLCMLCGTCSYVCPAKRPVTQTMSLAKDFAAKEAKK, from the coding sequence ATGTTGAAACAGCTCAAACGCGCGGCGCGTGGCGCCGGCGTGCCGCATGAGAAAGGAACGGCTGCCCTGGCCACGGAAAAAATGCCCGTGCCCAGCAAGGTCGTTCTGCCCATGCGTCAGCACATCGGCGCGCCCTGTGCGCCGGTGGTCAAAAAGGGCGACACCGTGATGGTGGGCACCCTGGTGGGCGAGGCCCAGGGCTTCGTGAGCGCCAACATCTATTCCAGCGTGTCCGGCACCGTGACTGCGGTGGACAGCGTGCGGCTCTCGAGCGGCGCGGATTGCCCGGCGGTGGTCATTCAGCCGGACGGTGAGCAGACCGTGGACCCGGCCGTGAAGGCGCCCGTGGTGACCGACAAGGCCAGCTTTATTGCGGCGGTGCAGGCCTGCGGCCTGGTGGGCCTGGGCGGCGCGGGCTTTCCCACTGCGGTAAAGCTGAGCCCCAAAACCCCGGTGGATACCCTGGTGATCAACGGGGCCGAGTGCGAGCCCTACCTGACCGCCGACGCCCGCGAGTTTTTGGAGAACAGCGAAACCGTGATGAGCGGCATCCAGGCGGTGATGAAGTACCTGGAGATCAAGAGCTGCATCATTGCCATTGAGCGCAACAAGCCCGAGTGCATCGACCTGATGTGCAGCCTGGCCAAAGGCGTGGAGGGCGTTTCGGTGAAGCCCCTCAAGACCCGCTACCCCCAGGGTGCAGAAAAGATTTTGATCGAGAGCGCCACCGGCCGCGAGGTGCCCCAGGGCGGCCTGCCCTGCGACGCGGGCGTGATCGTGCTGAACGTGACCACCGTGTCGACCATTGGCAAATACCTGGCTACCGGCATGCCGCTGGTGACCAAGCGCCTGACTGTGGACGGCGACGCCGTTGCCGCCCCCAAGAACGTGGAGGTGCTGATCGGCACCCCCATTCAGGAGGTGTTTGCGTTCTGCGGCCTGAAGGAGGGCGTGGAGCTGGGCAAGGTGATCATGGGCGGGCCCATGATGGGCGTGGCGGTGGCCACGATGGACGAGCCTGTGCTCAAGCAGAACAACGGCCTGCTGGCCTTTACCGCCCAGAAGGCGGCCATGCCGGCCCCCCAGCCCTGCATCCGCTGCGGGCGCTGCATTGAGGGCTGCCCCATGGGCCTGGCCCCCGTGCAGATCGCAGGGGCGTTTACCCGCAAGGATACCGAGGAGCTGGACAAGCTGTGCGTGGACCTGTGCATGCTGTGCGGCACCTGCAGCTATGTTTGCCCGGCCAAGCGCCCGGTTACCCAGACCATGAGCCTGGCCAAGGATTTTGCAGCAAAGGAGGCAAAGAAATAA
- the rnfE_1 gene encoding electron transport complex subunit E: protein MKKSEIFTNGLIKENPVLRLVLGTCPTLAVTTLAFNGLGMGIAATFVLFCSNIVISALRKVIPDKVRLPAYITVIATFVSIVQMLVKAYVPALDKALGVFLPLIVVNCIILGRAEMFASKNKVLDSAIDGLGMGLGFTLTLVVMGSIREIIGAGSWFGMTIIPESVERFTFMTTPAGGFFTFGILMALVIFIENKTGNKKKRSVGCEGCPSQGACGAKGGCE, encoded by the coding sequence ATGAAAAAGAGTGAAATCTTTACCAACGGCCTCATCAAGGAGAACCCGGTGCTTCGCCTGGTTCTGGGCACCTGCCCCACCCTGGCCGTTACCACCCTGGCGTTCAACGGCCTGGGCATGGGCATTGCGGCGACCTTCGTGCTGTTTTGCTCCAACATCGTGATCAGCGCGCTGCGCAAGGTGATTCCCGACAAGGTGCGCCTGCCGGCCTACATCACGGTCATCGCCACCTTTGTGTCGATCGTGCAGATGCTGGTAAAGGCCTACGTGCCCGCGCTGGACAAGGCGCTGGGCGTGTTCCTGCCGCTGATCGTGGTGAACTGCATCATTCTGGGCCGGGCGGAGATGTTCGCCTCGAAAAACAAGGTGCTGGACTCCGCCATCGACGGCCTGGGCATGGGCCTGGGCTTTACCCTGACCCTGGTGGTGATGGGCTCGATCCGCGAGATCATCGGCGCGGGCAGCTGGTTCGGCATGACCATCATCCCCGAGAGCGTGGAGCGCTTTACCTTTATGACCACCCCCGCCGGCGGCTTTTTCACCTTTGGTATCCTGATGGCGCTGGTGATCTTTATTGAGAACAAGACCGGCAACAAGAAAAAGCGCAGCGTCGGCTGCGAGGGCTGCCCCTCCCAGGGCGCCTGCGGCGCGAAAGGAGGCTGTGAATAA
- a CDS encoding AraC family transcriptional regulator, whose protein sequence is MEEQILAVQRMQDYIEAHLGEELGLADLARVSMYSPWYSYRLFVRWVNMTPAEYIRRLRLSRSALRLRDGQVKVAELAFELGFGSVDGYQRAFYRAFGCNPGEYARAPVPLWLFTPYGVKYRELRKENEMENAKTVFVQLVEKPARRVLIRRGVAARDYFAYCEEVGCEVWGLLTSLGSEPVSLWLPEHLIAPGTSEYVQGAELAPGWDGPVPEGFEILELPAASYLRFQGEPFAEEDYCAAIEQVQGAIGRYDPAALGYVWDDKNPRIQLEPVGERGYIELAAVKKKP, encoded by the coding sequence ATGGAGGAGCAGATCCTGGCGGTGCAGCGCATGCAGGACTATATCGAGGCCCATCTTGGCGAAGAGCTGGGTTTGGCCGACCTGGCGCGGGTTTCGATGTATTCCCCCTGGTATTCTTACAGATTATTTGTACGTTGGGTAAATATGACGCCGGCCGAGTACATCCGCAGGCTGCGGCTTTCGCGCTCGGCGCTGCGGCTGCGCGACGGGCAGGTGAAGGTAGCGGAGCTGGCGTTTGAGCTGGGCTTCGGCAGCGTGGACGGATACCAGCGGGCGTTTTACCGGGCGTTCGGGTGCAACCCCGGCGAGTATGCGCGCGCGCCGGTGCCCTTGTGGCTGTTCACCCCTTACGGCGTGAAATACCGTGAACTGCGAAAGGAGAACGAAATGGAAAACGCGAAGACTGTGTTTGTGCAGCTGGTGGAAAAACCGGCGCGCAGGGTGCTGATCCGGCGCGGGGTGGCCGCGCGGGATTATTTTGCCTACTGTGAAGAGGTGGGGTGCGAGGTGTGGGGCCTGCTGACCAGCCTGGGAAGCGAGCCGGTGAGCCTGTGGCTGCCGGAACACCTGATCGCGCCCGGAACCTCGGAATATGTGCAGGGGGCGGAGCTGGCGCCGGGCTGGGACGGCCCGGTGCCGGAGGGCTTTGAGATTTTGGAGCTGCCCGCGGCAAGCTATCTGCGCTTTCAGGGCGAGCCCTTTGCCGAGGAGGACTACTGCGCCGCCATTGAGCAGGTGCAGGGGGCGATCGGGCGGTACGACCCGGCGGCGCTGGGCTATGTGTGGGACGACAAAAACCCCCGCATCCAGCTGGAGCCGGTGGGCGAGCGCGGCTACATTGAGCTTGCGGCTGTGAAAAAGAAACCGTAA
- a CDS encoding electron transport complex subunit A, with protein MAVKLASIFFTMILVDNYVLVKFLGICPFLGVSKKLNSAFGMSCAVVFVMTLATAVTWPIQTYLLTPADGNGGLKWDLGYLQTIVFILVIAVLVQLVEIIMKKYMPPLHKALGVYLPLITTNCAVLGVTVLNIDNGYSFLESIVCALGAGFGFMLAMVIFSGVRKRLEEAQPPKCFEGLPITLVAAAATALSFGGFGGLIEGIFGTV; from the coding sequence ATGGCAGTGAAGCTCGCTTCCATTTTCTTCACCATGATCCTGGTGGACAACTACGTTCTGGTGAAGTTCCTCGGCATCTGCCCCTTCCTGGGCGTTTCCAAAAAGCTGAACTCCGCCTTTGGCATGAGCTGCGCGGTGGTGTTTGTTATGACCCTGGCCACCGCCGTGACCTGGCCCATCCAGACCTACCTGCTCACCCCGGCGGACGGCAACGGCGGCCTGAAATGGGACCTTGGGTACCTGCAGACCATCGTGTTCATCCTGGTCATCGCCGTGCTGGTGCAGCTGGTGGAGATCATTATGAAAAAGTATATGCCCCCGCTGCACAAGGCGCTGGGCGTGTATCTGCCCCTGATCACCACCAACTGCGCGGTGCTGGGCGTGACCGTGCTGAACATCGACAACGGCTACAGCTTCCTGGAGAGCATCGTGTGCGCCCTGGGCGCCGGCTTTGGCTTTATGCTGGCCATGGTCATCTTTTCCGGCGTGCGCAAGCGCCTGGAGGAGGCCCAGCCCCCCAAATGCTTTGAGGGCCTGCCCATCACCCTGGTGGCCGCGGCTGCTACCGCGCTTTCCTTCGGCGGCTTCGGCGGCCTGATCGAAGGCATCTTCGGAACTGTGTAA